The genomic interval gactacccagccttttggggcacctgttccagtgctgaaaCATCCCCAGAGGGAAGAAAATCCTTATGTCCAACTGGAAATTCCCTTACTGCAATTTGTGCCTGTTATCTCTTGTCCTTCTGCTGTTCACCTCTTCAAAGACTGGCTCTGTCTTCCCTCTAAGCGTTCTTTAGGGAGTTGAAGACAGCAGTAAGATCCCCCATTAGACTTCTCCTTTTTAAGCTGAACAAatgcagctccctcagcctttcttcatatacCATCTGCATCAGTTCCCTGACCATCTTAGCAGAAAGATATCTATGAGGAATTCAGCACTCGAAGTAGCATTCTGGAGCAGAAGACACCCCTAAATCATGTCAAGTCATCTTCTCCCATAACACTGCCTTCCCTGATTCAAGTAACCTTTATTTCTTATCCAACACAataaagtctgaaaaataaagcCCTGAGGGCAGATGAATGTGAGAAGTTTGAAGATGTCTCTTCTGCTCAGCTTAATCCAGAAGTCTGAGATCCTTATTGCTGGTAAAAGTTGGTCACTGAGACCCAGCCAGCTCAGAAGAACCTCAAAAAATGTTCCTAGGTAGAGAGGTGAGGTACTACAAGTTACAGCTTGACAAAAGCCTTGGAGCTGGCAGCACAGTGGGTCATTACGTGACTGGACAATTGATTAGGGAGTCTCAAGGAGAACCAGGTCTAGTCTGAGAAGAAAGGCAATTTGCACATGATAAGCAGATGTGGACATTCTTTAATGCTGTTAAGATATTCTGAATGATACAAGAAATACAGAAGCCAGGCTCTGAACCTATCCTGGGAATCAACAATTATTCTCTCTTGTCTTCATTGACATGTCTCTGTCAGGTGGAGCATGACTAGCTTTTCTCTAAGTGGGAAAAGATGGGATAGAAAAAATGAGAGGAAGCAGAAGGGGCCTCTTTATTTAGAATGGTATCTTCCTCTTTTGCTGCTATGAGTGGAGGAAGAAAGATAAATTCCATTCCCAGACACGACGACAGTGGGAGAGACTGATTCCTGACTCTCcactcagcacagagataaatcACCTTGTTGGCTTGTTATACACAAAAAGTGAAAAGGATCTCAGTCAACCTTCCTATCTTAACATGTGACCCTCACATTTAGGAAGAGTGACAGTGCTTAATGGAGAACGAGCTAATCCTGCGATGTTTCTGCTTCCTCATGCTTGCTCATTGTCTCTGTAATCCAGTCCAAATAACGCACTACTTTGGTGTAAAGACCAAAGGTACCACATCTTGGTCCCCAGGAGATCAGCCCAGCCACATAGTACCGGCTCTCATCAAGGGGATCTTGGATGGCATAAGCTCCACCACTGTCCCCCTTACAGCTGTCCttgccaccaccagcacagatCATATTGTCAGTGAATCGGTAAGCACTGGAATCAGCAGAGCCCTCTGGCTTAACAGAACGGCACTCATCCATGCCCACCACCGGAATCTGGGCCTTCCAAAGATAAATAGGcaatcttcctttctctctctggccCCAGCCAGCAATATAGCCCAGAGTCCCTTCTTGCAGCTCATATTCAGGTGATTTACCAGGGAGACAGAGGGGCGAGATGTTTGGGCCCATCTTCACAGGTTCCGTCAGCTTCAGTAGTGCAATGTCATTGTCAAAATCAGTCCTAGTTTCTGCGGGCTGCTTTTTCCAATCAGGATGGATGAATGAAGTCTCTGGAACCAGCAGTTTGGCCTCCCGGAGCAAAGATTGTCCACCAACATTGATTACACCAGCATACATGGTGGGCTTGTCATATCCCTCCAGCACATGAGCTGCAGTCATTACCCATCTTTCAGAGATGAGCACCCCACCTCCTCGTGGGTATTCAAAATAGACCTGCCAGGGAAAGTTTCCCTTTTCTGCACGGGTTCCTCCAAAAATCTTTGCTGTCTCCTGGATGGGTTTACTGGGCACCCCACAGactaggaaggaaagaaaaaagaaagaaccagATGGGAGAATTAGCAATTACAAGTAGAAAGTTCTCTGATGCTACTAAAAAGCCCACAGTCCCCTCCTTCCTGTCTCCTCTAAATCTTTTTCAGCTAAGTAATTTATATTCTGTGTCCCACAGTTTGCCGCTGAAGTTTACAGAAAAGTTCAAGAAAAATCAAGCAGAAATACTGTCAATATTCAATATAGGCTGAGAATACCCACTTTCAAATCTTGttctggaaagaaagcagaacatTCACAACTGCTGTCACCCAGCTAGCACTGCATATGCCAAAGCTCACAGCTTCATCCTGTTCTACTTAGCATGTCTGCTTTGTTAGATATGGGATTGTCTTTCAAAGAACATTTGCTTAAGTTCTTAGAAATTTGACACTAGTATCTAAAAACATTTCTATCTGAACTCCAGACCATCTCAGGTTAAGTGTTCCGGTTTGTATTTATTTGTCATTTGAAGTTTTACCAATTGTCCTCCCCATTCTTTCAGTATGTAGAATCAAGCAGTGGGATAACGAAGATCTTATCTGTGAGTCTCACAGGTGCAGAGATGCTGTATGACCTTTGAGTAAAAACGTTCTATAAGGTTTTGCAGAGTGAGAACGTAAGGGCAAAAATTAGGCTGGTCATTCTGACATAACTAGGAAATTGATTTCTTTTCACATTGCTTGGTTTGCACTGAACCCCTAGTCATATAGGCCAGAGATTAAAGAACTATAGCTAAAGGAGGTAGTCCCTGTTAAATAATTTCATGGAATAATAAAAAGATGTAGGCTGGAAGAGACCTGTGGCTGTCTCCAGTCATCCCTATCTGCCCTTCCCCCGCCCTCCTAAATGCAAAGCTAGATCAgtttgctcagggccttgtccaggtgACTTCTGAGCATCTGCAAGGGTGGTGACTCCtcagcctccctggccacctgttccagtgctctggaggaacatttttccttaaatatagtcagaatttcctttttgcaacttgtgtccattgcctttTATCCTTTGGCTGCATccttctgagaagagtctggctttatCTTCTTTATAACTCCCCATAAGGTATTAAATTCCCATAGCTTCATCTTTCTATTTGCTTTCTGATGGTTTTGTGCACTGGTGTAGTCCAAGTCACTGGCTGGGCTGGCCTTTGAGAGAGCTGAATCATCCTCAGCTGGGTCTTGTACTCCAAAATGCCAATGAGGAATTGGGAGTTTGGAGTACTGAACAAGCATAGTGTACCATTAGCCCTAGGGATGCTGCCTCCTAAGAGTGGAGTGGTAAGCCGAACAGCCTGCAAAATACATAAGATTTATATTTCTATGTATCAGCTGGAAATTAAGATTCAGCCAGAACTACTTGCAGCCAGGAGCAGGAGTAGTACCCACCCACGTCCCTTCTCAGTGCCCACTAAGTACACACAGTGAAGAGGCGATTAGAAGGTTCTGAAGATGGATATTCCTTGAGTTGCCAGACCCAGTAAGTGTGGCTGAATACTGCAGGCCACATGCTCCTTAAGAGCTGAGGCTCTGACTTTCAGTGAGTGTGGGGAAAGTTCTTTCCCTATAGTACTGCACCAGTAGTGCCCAGTGGACAGCGGAACCCAGGAGGAGTTTGAAGAGAAGCTACAGCTCTCAGTGTAGCTTGGAAGGACTGAAGAAGGAAAGGTCCAGTATGGCATTGTTGGATATCTCTTTTGATCTGTCAGGTTTTTTTGCTACCTGCAAAACAGACAGAGCTCTGAACAACTTGAGAATATGCACATCTGAAGGTGGGGAAACTGGTGCAGAAGTACACACCAGCACTTGAAGAGGTCCTGTTATATCAGACATCCTATCAAGCTGCCCACCTTTCTTACCAGTTTCTTTCTGCTGTCTCCACTGATCTTTCTTAGGAACTCACAGCTTTCAGAAATACCCTGTCCAATATGAATCAAACTACACAGAAGGAATCAACTGTTATTTCAGGCCTAacagtttaaaaacagagaaatgaaagaacCAGTGGTCTTCATACACCACATGCGTACATACACAATTTATGGTAGTACCTGGAACACATTTTGGTAGCTCACTTCCCATCTCTTCACTGACCCATAGTCCATTGGCTGAGCACTGATACACCGCTTGGAAAACATAAGAGAAAAGACTGCCATAAAGATATGCTCGAGGTCAAGAGAGGATAAGTAGCATTACTGTATAAGTTGATGCATTGACCTTCTCATGTCCAAAGCAAGCACAGCTTGGTAAGCATTGCCAGCATTTAAGATCAACAGCCCAAGTACATTATGGACATTACGAAAGTGCATTAAACAAAAATGCAACACAAAACTACTGGCTGCAACCCCACACCAATCTTAGCCTGTAGGGATATGGTCTCAGCCCCAGGATGATGCCAGTACCTTTTCTTAGGCCTTTGATTAAAGGAATGTGTTTGTGTAGCACAGGCAATGCCTACCTTCACCTTTAGTTTTTAGAGTATAGTAAGGTGCGTCACAGTGATAGCGGAAAACGGCTTTATACAGAGGCTCATGAAGTTCAGAGATGTATATGGCTTGGCCATTGTCAATAGGGGTAGGTTCACCACAGTTCACCGCTGTAGAGAAGAAGCAGAAATGATCAAAGATAATCAAAGGGGCATCCCCACCcatccatttgttttttttctgtagggtAGGGAACCATTCAGCTCCTCTGGTCCCTGTGTGGTCGTCAGCGCTTACTTCTTCTGCCCCTTCAGTGTGCTCATATCCCAGTCCTCACCTTCCTCCTAGTCTGGAAATAAAGTGGGTCTAGGGCATAAAGACTCCCTTCCAAACTGCTTCCCTCCATACGGGGATGGGTCACTTACGAACACAGCTGAAGTGAGAGTTGCTCCATTCACCGTTGTCTTGACAGCTGGAGTGAAAAGTCATTAGGCTGTCTCGTTGCTAGGGAAAAGAACACATGACCCATGTCAGTCACTGACAATGAAACATATCTGAAATAGGCACTCCAGTGGAAGGTCCTTAAAGTGCTGTAGTGGGTGGAAGAAGCTCCCAGTTATTACAGCTGTGGTGAAAACTTTGAGTCCCAAAGGTGCTTGGAACACCTGATTGGAAACAGCAGCAGGACGCAGCTGAGAGAGGCTGAGAGCGTGTGTGCTTTTGTGTGTAACTTACCCTCACAATTTCATAGCCTTCCACACAGGTCACCTTCACATTGTCCTTGAAGATATACCTGTCCTTCTTCGGGTCAAGAACAGCGTTGGGGATTACAGTTTGGGGACAGGTTATGGCtttggagagaaaggaggacATCAGTGATTAACTGGTTTGAGATTTACTCTCCTTCCAACTCCCAACTTCTCTCTCCCCAGTCATTATTTTCACCAGTTAACAGGCATCCTCTGTTTAGCCAATAGCCACTTAGCTGTGTCTAGCAAACCCAGCAACTGCGAACCTTTTTAACATCCTGTTGTACCATGAATCTGACCTCCTGGGACAAACCTTCTCCCTGACTCAGCAGCCAAGAAAATGCTTTCCCACATGTTCACTCACAATCCCCATGGTAGCGTATTTTCCAGCCTTTGCGCTGCACTGCATGGTCTGTTTGGAAGATTATGTCAAGAATATTGTTCCTGGTTTTGATTTCTGGAGGACCTGGGAATTTGCTGCCACAGTAGGGACCAAAATGCTGTTCTCCAGAgacaagctgggaaaaaaaacaagaagaaatgagaaatactGATTGGAATCGATAGAAAGAGGGAGATTCCCAAGAACTTTAAAAGGCAGCATAGTTGAAATTAAGGTTAAGCAGTCAGAGAATCTTCTGACTATGAGAGGATTGGGGGAGACCCAGAGCATGCTGACTCCCCTCCCTAAGTCCCACACCTACTGTTAAACTGTCGTGGCAACTCCCTTTTGAGTCAGCCGGTTCCACGTCGAAGTCACCACTGTGTATGGTCAATGCCACAAAGTAGCCTGGCCTCAGAACCACTCGGTACTCACACCGCGAGTTCTCTGGGTACTGATTGGGATAGTTGGGGCTAGTGATCTCTCCTGATGGCTCAGTGAAGACATTCCCGCTGCAGTTCACTAGGATTGAGGAAGGAACACAGGTAGGACTCAGAAAAGAACTTATTCATGTGTGAAGCAAATAAACATCCCCTCTTTCACTACATATCCAATCTCCCCA from Struthio camelus isolate bStrCam1 chromosome 1, bStrCam1.hap1, whole genome shotgun sequence carries:
- the C1S gene encoding complement C1s subcomponent; its protein translation is MKISFFQMWCLILFCLPVWADAASMYGEILSPNYPQVYPNDVQESWEIEVPPGYGIHLYFTHLDLEPSQNCEYDSVKILSGVHVEGLLCGRKKPRVPGSSIVEEFYVPYNILTMTFQSDFSNEEHFTGFAAYYVAVDLDECTDFVEEPCSHYCNNYIGGYFCTCPPDYFLYEDKKTCGVNCSGNVFTEPSGEITSPNYPNQYPENSRCEYRVVLRPGYFVALTIHSGDFDVEPADSKGSCHDSLTLVSGEQHFGPYCGSKFPGPPEIKTRNNILDIIFQTDHAVQRKGWKIRYHGDSITCPQTVIPNAVLDPKKDRYIFKDNVKVTCVEGYEIVRQRDSLMTFHSSCQDNGEWSNSHFSCVPVNCGEPTPIDNGQAIYISELHEPLYKAVFRYHCDAPYYTLKTKGEAVYQCSANGLWVSEEMGSELPKCVPVCGVPSKPIQETAKIFGGTRAEKGNFPWQVYFEYPRGGGVLISERWVMTAAHVLEGYDKPTMYAGVINVGGQSLLREAKLLVPETSFIHPDWKKQPAETRTDFDNDIALLKLTEPVKMGPNISPLCLPGKSPEYELQEGTLGYIAGWGQREKGRLPIYLWKAQIPVVGMDECRSVKPEGSADSSAYRFTDNMICAGGGKDSCKGDSGGAYAIQDPLDESRYYVAGLISWGPRCGTFGLYTKVVRYLDWITETMSKHEEAETSQD